The sequence ggaagaagaagacagagatGACTGTGTACAAACTGGGTCATATGTACGGATGCATATTAAAGAAGTGCCTCTTGGTGCCGCCTCTAAACTATCCTCGCTTGTGAACACGACGAAACCCATTATAGGATTTGGTCTTTTGCAGCATGAATCCAAGATGTCGGTTCTGCATTTTAGGTAATCACTCTTTAGATATCTGTTTGTTGAGATCTTGGGTTCCCAGCTATCTTCTCATCACCTTTGTCTATGCTTTGCAGCGTAAAGAAGTATGATGGTTACGAAGCTcctattaaaacaaaagaagagctT is a genomic window of Camelina sativa cultivar DH55 unplaced genomic scaffold, Cs unpScaffold01854, whole genome shotgun sequence containing:
- the LOC104774191 gene encoding pre-rRNA-processing protein TSR1 homolog, with amino-acid sequence MEEEDRDDCVQTGSYVRMHIKEVPLGAASKLSSLVNTTKPIIGFGLLQHESKMSVLHFSVKKYDGYEAPIKTKEELMYREIQGVVVLE